One Natronolimnobius sp. AArcel1 genomic region harbors:
- a CDS encoding transcriptional regulator produces the protein MREADETTRQQLTRMLRAEPATPSELAVEMDLTPHAILGHLEHVSQSVDTNDADERFLVAPPACRDCGFDNYDDLLNLPSRCPSCKSESIAEPTVTID, from the coding sequence ATGCGCGAGGCTGACGAAACGACGCGACAGCAACTCACCAGAATGTTGCGAGCCGAGCCAGCGACACCGAGCGAACTCGCTGTCGAGATGGATCTGACGCCACACGCCATCCTTGGCCACCTCGAGCACGTCTCGCAGTCAGTCGATACCAACGATGCTGACGAGCGATTTCTGGTTGCCCCGCCAGCGTGTCGCGACTGTGGATTCGATAACTATGATGATCTCTTGAATCTCCCGTCGCGATGTCCGTCCTGTAAGAGTGAATCAATTGCAGAGCCGACGGTGACGATTGACTAG
- a CDS encoding trans-acting enoyl reductase family protein: protein MDSLLIYGSYGYTGHLVAREAVARGEDGPDCTPTLAGRDGRAVSRQAATLGVDSRQLALEDDLTAALEEFDAILNCAGPFTETVDPLLEACLETGTDYLDVTGEVAVFERLRQRDQEARAAGVTMVPGVGFEVVPSDCLAAMLAEHLPSADSLTLGVEARGPPSSGTAQTVLTLLADGGIVRHNGRLIKVPAGFRTRQIDFGDGPTDAVSVPWGDVVTAPYSAGVDSVEVYAGAPSWAGRALAVLESFSCLLKRKPVDRLLEYGIETVLDGPDDQTLATDRAVVWGELTDENGQRATARLETPNPYALTAQSAVSAAERALDLESGGSDERAVQPGFQTPATAFGSEFVLELADVDYEPLVVPTAAGDNHETAGTDEKGDEETVGNDNRRLLGTTD, encoded by the coding sequence ATGGACTCCCTTCTCATCTACGGATCGTACGGCTATACGGGCCATCTGGTCGCTCGCGAAGCCGTCGCCCGAGGAGAAGACGGACCTGATTGCACCCCGACACTAGCAGGACGCGACGGGCGTGCGGTCAGCCGACAGGCGGCAACACTCGGTGTCGACAGCCGACAACTCGCACTCGAGGACGACCTCACGGCCGCACTCGAGGAGTTCGATGCAATTCTCAACTGCGCGGGTCCGTTCACCGAAACAGTCGATCCGTTGCTCGAGGCCTGCCTCGAGACGGGTACGGACTATCTTGACGTGACAGGCGAGGTCGCAGTGTTCGAACGACTGCGCCAGCGCGACCAAGAGGCACGAGCGGCCGGCGTCACGATGGTTCCGGGCGTCGGCTTCGAGGTTGTTCCCTCGGATTGTCTGGCTGCGATGCTTGCTGAGCACCTGCCGAGCGCAGACAGCCTCACACTCGGTGTGGAGGCACGCGGGCCGCCCTCGAGTGGCACGGCGCAAACGGTGCTTACCCTGCTCGCCGACGGTGGAATCGTCCGACACAACGGTCGGCTCATCAAGGTCCCGGCGGGGTTTCGGACGCGCCAAATTGACTTCGGTGATGGCCCGACAGACGCGGTCTCCGTCCCCTGGGGCGACGTCGTCACGGCTCCATACAGCGCCGGTGTCGACTCGGTCGAAGTCTACGCCGGCGCGCCCTCGTGGGCGGGCCGCGCGCTCGCTGTACTCGAGTCGTTCAGTTGTTTGCTCAAACGCAAGCCGGTTGACCGACTCCTCGAGTATGGTATCGAGACGGTCCTCGACGGCCCTGACGACCAAACGCTGGCGACCGACCGGGCCGTTGTCTGGGGCGAACTAACCGACGAGAACGGACAGCGGGCAACAGCGAGACTCGAGACACCCAATCCGTACGCGCTCACGGCACAGTCTGCGGTGTCGGCTGCCGAACGCGCCCTCGACCTGGAGTCGGGCGGCAGCGACGAGCGCGCCGTACAACCTGGCTTCCAGACGCCGGCGACGGCCTTTGGCAGCGAGTTCGTCCTCGAACTCGCGGATGTCGACTACGAACCACTCGTCGTTCCGACCGCCGCTGGCGACAACCACGAGACCGCCGGCACAGACGAGAAGGGAGACGAAGAGACAGTGGGAAACGATAACCGGCGACTGCTCGGGACAACTGATTGA
- a CDS encoding MATE family efflux transporter, with product MVEQFLRTLMRTTDIAVTGLFSPAAVAAVGLADLYARLPLRIGLGLGSGVIALSSQDTGSGATTNRDEAITQAILLGAVAGIPFVLFGFLFGEWAIALLGAESEVARQGGIYLAIIFATTPARHVALVAARSIQGAGDTRTPMYINGVSNALNIVGTLTLGLGLWIAPELNIIGVGIATAFGNVFSALALLAAIASPWTPAGFVRPNQWVVTKQLLTISAPRIVEGLGSTVIAFPFNAILLLFGTEVNAAYQIGQRVYQQITAPLSRGYRTGTSIIVGQTLGEGDPEGARYNGWAAALLGLVTVGSLGVVLFIGAEWFVDFFTDDPETRFYAANFAAAYALAAPLTVLYTVLAGALTSGSDTKTPFIARITGMLFGMLGISYVFGVVLEFGVPAIYASIIIYYLWATLYVAVGFYRGAWVERTQAMMDERGSTPGSTDDSSAE from the coding sequence ATGGTCGAACAGTTCCTGCGGACGCTGATGCGTACCACCGATATCGCAGTGACCGGCCTCTTTTCGCCCGCGGCCGTCGCGGCCGTTGGGCTTGCAGATCTCTATGCTCGATTACCGCTTCGGATTGGACTTGGACTGGGAAGTGGTGTTATTGCACTCTCGAGTCAGGATACTGGGAGTGGGGCGACGACAAACCGGGACGAAGCGATCACACAAGCGATCCTCCTCGGTGCGGTCGCCGGCATCCCGTTCGTCCTCTTTGGGTTCCTGTTCGGGGAGTGGGCGATTGCATTGCTTGGTGCCGAATCGGAGGTTGCTCGCCAGGGTGGGATCTATCTGGCAATTATCTTCGCGACGACGCCCGCACGTCACGTCGCACTCGTTGCTGCCCGGTCGATACAGGGCGCGGGTGATACGCGCACGCCGATGTACATCAACGGCGTCTCGAACGCGCTCAACATCGTCGGGACGCTCACGCTCGGGCTGGGACTCTGGATCGCACCCGAACTCAACATCATCGGCGTCGGTATCGCGACGGCGTTCGGGAACGTTTTCTCCGCGCTTGCGCTGCTCGCAGCAATTGCCAGTCCCTGGACGCCTGCGGGGTTCGTCCGTCCAAATCAGTGGGTCGTCACGAAGCAGTTACTCACGATTAGTGCCCCGCGCATCGTTGAGGGGCTCGGCTCGACCGTGATTGCGTTCCCGTTCAACGCCATCCTGTTGCTGTTCGGAACAGAAGTTAACGCAGCCTACCAGATCGGACAGCGCGTCTACCAGCAGATTACGGCCCCGCTCTCTCGAGGATACCGGACGGGGACAAGCATCATCGTCGGCCAGACGCTCGGCGAAGGCGACCCCGAGGGCGCACGCTACAACGGCTGGGCGGCGGCACTCCTTGGACTTGTGACGGTGGGAAGCCTCGGCGTCGTGTTGTTCATCGGCGCAGAGTGGTTCGTCGACTTCTTCACCGACGATCCAGAGACGCGGTTCTATGCGGCCAACTTCGCTGCGGCGTACGCGCTCGCCGCACCCTTGACCGTGCTCTATACCGTTCTCGCGGGCGCGCTAACAAGCGGGAGCGACACCAAAACACCGTTCATCGCCCGAATCACTGGCATGCTCTTCGGTATGTTGGGGATTTCGTACGTCTTCGGCGTCGTCCTCGAGTTCGGTGTCCCCGCGATTTATGCCTCGATTATCATCTACTATCTGTGGGCCACGCTGTACGTCGCCGTTGGCTTCTATCGTGGCGCATGGGTCGAACGCACCCAGGCGATGATGGACGAACGCGGGAGTACTCCGGGGTCAACGGACGACTCGAGTGCGGAGTAG
- a CDS encoding Lrp/AsnC family transcriptional regulator — protein MDENEVTLDDIDRGILHQLQQDARNNTTREIGEAVGVSAGTVRNRLEKLEEANVIRSYLPEINYERAGYQLVMLFTCTAAEPDDSIAADLLEIHGVVSVRKLLAGTENYHVTVVGSNTDEIATVANAVRNCGLEVVRSDVMDTEHQQPFNHFGREISQPDI, from the coding sequence ATGGACGAAAACGAGGTCACACTCGACGATATCGATCGGGGAATCTTGCATCAATTACAGCAAGATGCACGCAATAACACGACACGTGAAATTGGAGAGGCGGTCGGCGTCTCCGCTGGAACAGTCCGCAATCGACTGGAAAAACTCGAGGAGGCCAACGTAATTCGTAGCTATCTCCCGGAGATCAATTACGAGCGTGCGGGCTATCAGCTCGTCATGTTATTCACCTGTACGGCGGCTGAACCGGACGACTCGATTGCCGCTGATCTCCTCGAAATTCATGGCGTTGTCTCAGTCCGGAAGCTCCTCGCTGGGACGGAGAACTACCACGTGACCGTCGTTGGCTCGAACACCGACGAGATCGCAACTGTTGCAAACGCTGTTCGCAACTGTGGCCTCGAAGTCGTCCGTTCGGATGTAATGGATACAGAACACCAGCAGCCGTTCAATCACTTCGGCAGAGAGATTTCACAGCCAGATATATAA
- a CDS encoding response regulator yields the protein MGRTSTGSKSPHRPADEPVQVVLIEDDPDDVRRIRAGFDEMEFEYAIDVYTTGDEALDALLESHPRSYPDFVLLDLTLPGTSGGDVLEAIASQTKLRHLPVIVLTDSDATEDIERSYATAANAYVTKPPNGSEYTSIIAAIERFWIKQAQLPPKTA from the coding sequence ATGGGCCGTACCTCCACTGGGTCGAAGTCACCGCACAGGCCTGCTGATGAGCCTGTACAGGTTGTCCTTATCGAAGACGACCCAGACGATGTTCGTCGCATACGCGCCGGATTCGATGAGATGGAGTTCGAGTATGCGATCGATGTCTACACGACCGGTGATGAGGCACTGGACGCACTTCTCGAGTCACATCCTCGTTCCTACCCTGATTTCGTCCTCCTCGATCTTACGCTGCCTGGGACGAGTGGCGGTGACGTTCTCGAGGCGATCGCGTCACAGACGAAGTTGCGACATCTGCCGGTGATCGTCCTGACGGACTCGGATGCAACCGAAGACATCGAACGGAGTTATGCGACCGCAGCAAACGCCTACGTGACGAAACCACCCAACGGCAGCGAGTATACGTCAATCATTGCCGCCATCGAACGCTTCTGGATCAAACAGGCGCAGTTGCCTCCCAAAACGGCGTAA
- a CDS encoding aminotransferase class IV, translating to MTDKRLYHVNGDLVPASEATISVDDRGFRYGDAAFETMRAYGGTIFAWDRHCERLERTCESLSLEHGLSNDDLHARIDKTLAANELSDAYVRLSITRGVQPGKLTPQPDVDPTVVIYVSPLPRGGLEGKSVWDKPATVQSVETKRIPTEALPAAAKTHNYLNGILARAELQHGDVSADEALMLDCAGHIAEGATSNVFFVQDGVLHTPSLEGDVLPGITREIVLEEAADAGIETQTGSYEGDRLYQATEAFLTNRTWELRPIATLDGYSIGGGPMTAQLRRHYAERVEARCYRGADSTEIR from the coding sequence ATGACTGACAAGCGCCTCTACCACGTCAACGGCGACCTCGTGCCCGCGAGCGAAGCCACCATCAGCGTCGACGACCGTGGCTTTCGCTACGGCGACGCCGCCTTCGAGACCATGCGCGCCTACGGCGGCACGATTTTCGCGTGGGACAGACACTGTGAGCGCCTCGAGCGTACGTGCGAGTCCCTTTCGCTCGAGCACGGCCTCTCGAACGACGACCTCCACGCGCGGATTGACAAGACACTCGCGGCGAACGAACTCTCGGATGCATACGTTCGGCTGTCGATCACCCGCGGTGTCCAGCCGGGCAAACTCACGCCCCAGCCCGATGTCGATCCGACAGTGGTCATCTACGTCAGCCCGCTTCCCCGCGGTGGCCTCGAGGGCAAGTCCGTCTGGGACAAGCCAGCCACGGTGCAGTCGGTCGAAACGAAACGGATTCCGACGGAGGCCTTGCCAGCCGCGGCGAAAACGCACAACTACCTGAACGGCATTCTCGCACGGGCAGAACTCCAACACGGCGACGTGTCTGCGGATGAGGCGCTCATGCTGGACTGTGCAGGCCACATCGCCGAAGGAGCGACCAGTAACGTCTTTTTCGTGCAGGATGGTGTCCTCCACACGCCGTCACTCGAGGGCGACGTTCTGCCTGGGATCACCCGCGAAATCGTGCTCGAGGAGGCCGCTGATGCAGGAATTGAGACACAGACAGGTTCATATGAGGGAGACAGGCTGTACCAGGCAACAGAGGCTTTTTTGACCAATCGAACGTGGGAACTGCGTCCAATCGCGACGCTTGATGGCTATTCGATTGGTGGTGGGCCAATGACTGCCCAACTCAGGCGCCACTATGCCGAGCGGGTCGAAGCACGTTGTTATCGTGGCGCGGACAGTACCGAAATACGCTGA
- a CDS encoding aminodeoxychorismate/anthranilate synthase component II, which yields MTEPTAVDGAAEDEIQTRTRILVVDNYDSFAYNLVQYVGEVADEVIVRRNDEIDLEDVHALEPTGIVVSPGPGTPQEAGISIPLFADTAYPILGVCLGHQALCAANGAPVVHAPHVVHGKPSAVSHDSEGLFAGLPETFQVGRYHSLAVDRGDLPNTLEETARTADERGVLMAVRHRERPHLGVQFHPESILTRERGDETDGDGISLRVGKRMIENFCRFAAQIQARR from the coding sequence ATGACTGAGCCGACAGCGGTCGACGGCGCGGCCGAAGACGAGATACAGACGCGAACGCGGATTTTAGTGGTGGACAACTACGACTCGTTCGCGTACAATCTCGTCCAGTACGTCGGCGAAGTCGCAGACGAGGTCATCGTTCGCCGCAACGACGAGATCGATCTCGAGGACGTCCACGCTCTCGAGCCGACGGGTATCGTCGTCTCGCCTGGGCCGGGGACGCCACAGGAGGCTGGTATCTCGATTCCGCTGTTTGCCGACACCGCGTATCCAATTCTGGGCGTCTGTCTCGGTCATCAGGCGCTGTGTGCGGCAAACGGCGCGCCGGTCGTCCACGCTCCGCATGTCGTCCACGGCAAGCCCTCCGCGGTGAGTCACGACAGCGAGGGTCTCTTTGCGGGGCTTCCCGAGACGTTCCAAGTTGGGCGCTATCACTCGCTGGCCGTCGACCGCGGGGATCTCCCGAACACACTCGAGGAGACCGCACGGACGGCTGATGAGCGCGGCGTATTGATGGCCGTTCGCCACCGCGAGAGGCCCCACCTCGGGGTGCAGTTCCATCCAGAGAGTATTCTGACGCGCGAGCGCGGAGACGAGACCGATGGCGATGGAATTTCCTTACGGGTCGGCAAACGAATGATCGAGAACTTCTGTCGGTTCGCCGCCCAGATACAGGCCCGACGATGA
- the pabB gene encoding aminodeoxychorismate synthase, component I, translating to MSDPRVVTTLEAFRAAASDSTEDEAECDDATGDHAVRVPVEVRLEVDDPFQAYCRASDGDGGSFLETTGGQPGWGYFGVDPVDRLTCSPEAIALADDDNGDSDSAPADATEAAVSPADTAPTLAALEGLLEADHLRRGECSIPYPCGAIGWLSYDVARELEDLPESAVDDRSLPRLEVCVYDRLAAWEEPTEPDESVTLRIAACPRLELNADVTVATSALEHAYERGRDSALELAGAIREGDPAVDEPPVSATEATFESDCGREAFADRVRQVKGYVHDGDTFQANISQRLVAPAAVHPVAAYDALRRVNPAPYSCLLEFRAADLVSASPELLLERSDEFVRTEPIAGTRPRGETPDEDDALEADLLANEKERAEHAMLVDLERNDLGKVCAYGSVAVEEYRRIDRYSEVMHLVSDVTGRLREGQSLSDAIAAVFPGGTITGAPKPRTMEIIDELEATRRGPYTGSVGIFGFDGRATLNITIRTLVRHAEEYHLRVGAGIVHDSEPYREYDETLDKARALITAVDEALGERADMALEESPPNSSETGGDADD from the coding sequence ATGAGCGATCCGCGCGTCGTGACGACGCTCGAGGCGTTTCGAGCCGCTGCGTCCGACTCGACGGAAGACGAAGCCGAATGTGACGACGCGACGGGCGATCACGCCGTTCGCGTCCCAGTCGAGGTCCGACTCGAGGTGGACGATCCGTTTCAGGCCTACTGTCGTGCGAGCGATGGCGATGGGGGAAGCTTTCTCGAGACGACCGGCGGCCAACCCGGCTGGGGCTACTTTGGCGTTGACCCAGTCGATCGACTGACCTGTTCGCCAGAGGCAATCGCCCTCGCGGACGATGACAACGGCGATTCCGACAGTGCGCCAGCTGACGCCACAGAGGCTGCTGTCAGCCCAGCCGATACCGCCCCCACACTCGCCGCACTCGAGGGGCTGCTCGAGGCCGATCATTTGCGCCGCGGGGAGTGTTCGATTCCCTACCCCTGCGGCGCAATCGGCTGGCTCTCCTACGACGTGGCGCGCGAACTCGAGGATCTTCCCGAATCAGCTGTCGACGACCGCAGTCTGCCACGACTCGAGGTGTGTGTCTACGACCGACTGGCTGCATGGGAGGAACCAACTGAACCCGACGAATCCGTGACGCTTCGGATTGCGGCCTGTCCCCGACTCGAACTGAACGCAGACGTCACCGTCGCAACGAGCGCACTCGAGCACGCCTACGAACGCGGCAGGGACAGCGCACTCGAGTTGGCTGGAGCGATCCGCGAGGGTGATCCCGCGGTCGATGAGCCGCCGGTATCTGCGACGGAGGCAACCTTCGAGAGCGACTGCGGCCGCGAGGCGTTTGCTGATCGCGTTCGACAGGTCAAAGGCTACGTTCACGACGGCGATACGTTTCAAGCGAATATTTCCCAGCGACTTGTCGCCCCCGCAGCCGTCCACCCCGTCGCGGCCTACGACGCCCTCCGGCGGGTGAATCCCGCGCCCTATTCCTGCTTGCTCGAGTTCCGAGCAGCCGATCTGGTGAGTGCAAGTCCCGAACTCCTACTCGAGCGCAGTGACGAGTTCGTCCGAACGGAACCAATCGCTGGCACCCGCCCGCGAGGCGAGACACCCGACGAAGACGACGCACTCGAGGCTGACCTCCTCGCTAACGAGAAAGAACGCGCCGAACACGCAATGTTGGTCGATCTCGAGCGAAACGACCTCGGAAAGGTGTGTGCCTATGGCTCTGTCGCGGTCGAGGAGTACCGCCGCATCGATCGCTACTCCGAAGTGATGCATCTCGTCTCGGACGTGACCGGCCGATTGCGCGAGGGACAGTCGCTTTCGGATGCAATCGCCGCCGTCTTCCCCGGCGGAACGATCACCGGCGCGCCCAAACCGCGGACGATGGAGATCATCGACGAACTCGAGGCAACCCGGCGTGGCCCTTACACGGGCAGCGTCGGCATCTTCGGCTTCGATGGCCGGGCAACGCTGAACATCACGATTCGGACGCTCGTTCGCCACGCCGAAGAGTACCACCTCCGCGTGGGCGCGGGCATCGTCCACGATTCCGAGCCCTACCGCGAGTACGACGAGACGCTCGATAAGGCCCGCGCGCTCATCACGGCCGTCGATGAGGCACTCGGGGAGCGTGCAGATATGGCGCTCGAGGAGTCGCCTCCCAACTCGAGTGAGACTGGAGGTGATGCGGATGACTGA
- a CDS encoding DUF4332 domain-containing protein: MAILEKLKSLLGLGGSGSESTPSREVGVTVERERSSDDESDLADADDAAAAGSSAAGSTGSVVDPSDDPEQAAEPAEAAGPPADAITDTADTEPDSAVETVDPESDEVVIEDAEADSVTESESETDDEADEQVDDETAEEAEETSTDPDDSDVDVDADESDTDVDAEDEADEDADSEDEADEDADSEDEADEDGGEDTQATDDELATDADDANDTDADATDTEDETAAESVDVIKGIGPAYADRLTAAGVDSVADLADADAASLSEQTDISEKRIQGWIDKAAVRNR; the protein is encoded by the coding sequence ATGGCAATCCTCGAAAAGCTGAAGTCGTTATTGGGTCTCGGCGGGTCGGGCTCGGAATCTACTCCCTCTCGAGAGGTCGGGGTAACGGTCGAACGCGAACGATCATCGGACGACGAGTCCGACCTAGCTGATGCAGACGACGCCGCCGCTGCTGGCTCGAGCGCCGCAGGATCGACGGGGTCGGTGGTCGATCCGAGCGATGACCCTGAGCAGGCAGCCGAACCCGCGGAAGCAGCGGGACCGCCAGCAGATGCAATCACGGATACAGCCGATACTGAGCCGGATTCAGCGGTCGAAACGGTCGATCCGGAATCGGACGAGGTCGTCATCGAAGACGCAGAAGCCGACTCCGTGACTGAGTCAGAATCAGAGACGGACGACGAGGCCGACGAGCAGGTCGATGACGAGACAGCGGAGGAGGCTGAGGAGACGAGTACAGATCCAGATGATTCGGATGTGGACGTGGACGCCGACGAGTCCGACACAGACGTTGATGCAGAGGACGAGGCTGATGAAGACGCTGATTCTGAGGACGAGGCTGATGAAGACGCTGATTCTGAGGACGAGGCCGACGAAGACGGTGGGGAGGACACCCAAGCGACGGACGATGAACTCGCGACAGATGCGGACGACGCCAACGATACGGATGCCGATGCGACAGACACCGAAGACGAAACTGCAGCCGAATCGGTCGATGTAATCAAGGGGATCGGCCCGGCCTACGCCGACCGACTCACTGCTGCAGGCGTCGATTCCGTCGCCGACCTCGCCGATGCCGACGCCGCCTCGCTGTCGGAGCAGACCGATATCTCCGAAAAGCGTATTCAGGGCTGGATCGACAAAGCAGCGGTCAGAAACCGCTGA
- a CDS encoding shikimate dehydrogenase yields the protein MDVFGLLGNPVGHSLSPPMHEAAYDELEYDARYVTFEPEPADLEAAITGADALGITGLNVTIPFKQDALEVVDADELATRIGAVNTIDFTGDGAPTGHNTDAGGAMRALRDHNVSLDGADAVVVGAGGAGRAIAFGLADAGADVAIANRTVSSAHDLAEEVPRATSHGLEFLESLLADADVLVNATSVGMEEDATPVPAAALHDDLAVMDAVYQPLETRLLQDAAAAGATTVDGAWMLLYQGVEALERWTGRDAPVETMNKALRERL from the coding sequence ATGGACGTATTTGGACTTCTTGGCAATCCGGTCGGCCACTCGCTGTCGCCGCCGATGCACGAGGCGGCGTACGACGAACTCGAGTACGACGCGCGCTACGTAACCTTCGAACCCGAGCCAGCCGATCTCGAGGCGGCAATTACGGGTGCCGATGCCCTCGGTATCACGGGGCTGAACGTGACGATTCCGTTCAAACAGGACGCCCTCGAGGTTGTCGACGCCGACGAACTGGCGACGAGAATCGGCGCGGTCAACACGATCGATTTCACGGGCGATGGTGCGCCAACCGGCCACAACACCGACGCTGGCGGTGCAATGCGCGCGCTGCGCGATCACAACGTCTCCCTCGATGGGGCTGACGCGGTCGTCGTCGGCGCAGGTGGGGCTGGCCGCGCAATCGCGTTTGGCCTCGCAGACGCTGGCGCGGATGTCGCCATCGCAAACCGCACCGTCTCGAGCGCACACGATCTCGCCGAGGAAGTCCCTCGGGCGACCAGCCACGGCCTCGAGTTCCTTGAGTCGTTGCTCGCCGATGCGGACGTGCTGGTCAACGCCACCAGCGTCGGCATGGAAGAAGACGCAACACCAGTTCCCGCGGCAGCGTTACACGACGATCTGGCCGTCATGGACGCCGTTTACCAGCCCCTTGAGACGCGGCTCCTGCAAGATGCGGCCGCTGCCGGCGCGACGACGGTCGATGGCGCGTGGATGTTGCTCTATCAGGGCGTCGAAGCACTCGAGCGCTGGACGGGACGGGACGCGCCGGTCGAGACGATGAACAAAGCACTTCGAGAACGATTGTAG
- a CDS encoding calcium/sodium antiporter, which translates to MSLVSVLLLVAGIVALYAGAELLVAGAGRLALGIGLRAATVGVTVIAFATTAPEVFVATIGALDVSSDIGLGAVLGSNIANIGLVLGIAALIRPLSVSDTVMRRHVPFMVFAALLLVLFGLNGTIGRLEGLLLLLALAGFTVYLVYCARTDPAPTAKPGASSRVELRDVALVGAGLVALLVGSRWLIAGGTDLLSALGVSDLVIGLTVLALGTSLPELAASVVGAIRGETAFAIGNVVGSNIYNVLAVLGIVALITPIEIASSTLRFELPVLIAFTVVLVGLMAHGRRLSRFDGGVLVVSYVGFLVALVL; encoded by the coding sequence ATGAGCTTGGTCTCCGTGCTGTTGCTCGTCGCCGGCATTGTGGCGCTGTACGCCGGTGCCGAGTTGCTCGTTGCCGGTGCGGGACGGCTCGCACTGGGTATCGGGCTCCGAGCGGCGACCGTCGGCGTGACAGTGATTGCGTTTGCGACCACTGCACCCGAAGTGTTTGTCGCGACCATCGGCGCGCTCGATGTCTCGAGCGATATCGGGCTCGGTGCGGTCTTGGGTTCGAATATCGCGAACATCGGACTCGTCCTCGGCATTGCCGCACTCATCAGGCCGCTGTCGGTCAGCGACACCGTGATGCGACGGCACGTCCCGTTTATGGTCTTCGCTGCCTTGTTGCTCGTCCTGTTCGGCCTCAACGGGACGATCGGCCGTCTCGAGGGGTTGCTCTTGTTGCTCGCACTGGCTGGGTTCACGGTGTATTTGGTTTACTGCGCCAGAACTGATCCCGCGCCAACGGCGAAGCCCGGAGCCAGTTCTCGCGTCGAACTGCGAGACGTCGCGCTCGTCGGTGCCGGGTTGGTCGCACTCCTCGTCGGGTCGCGCTGGCTCATTGCGGGCGGCACCGACCTGCTCTCGGCGCTTGGCGTCTCCGATCTCGTGATCGGCTTGACTGTGCTCGCACTCGGCACGTCGCTGCCGGAACTGGCGGCATCCGTCGTCGGCGCAATCCGGGGTGAAACCGCCTTCGCGATCGGGAACGTCGTCGGCTCGAATATCTACAACGTTCTTGCCGTCCTCGGCATTGTCGCGCTCATTACGCCGATCGAAATTGCCTCGAGTACGCTGCGATTCGAGCTTCCCGTCCTGATCGCGTTCACCGTGGTACTCGTCGGGCTGATGGCTCACGGCCGGCGGCTCTCTCGGTTCGATGGGGGCGTGCTGGTCGTCAGCTACGTGGGCTTTCTCGTTGCGCTCGTCCTGTAG